The following are from one region of the Sandaracinus amylolyticus genome:
- a CDS encoding NAD-dependent epimerase/dehydratase family protein → MKRALVTGGCGFLGSWMVRRLIDRGVAVRVLAAKGEPRDNITGLDVDVVEGDVRSVDVCKRAVEGMDTVFHAAAIYKDWAPDPWPMYDVNLRGTFHVIEAARRAGVERVIYTASIVSVGRPKPGTLGDETTPYEAWDLDFPYSRSKLHSRELAEYFGAWDLDVRVVCPGIVFGPNDIRPTPSGGLIVGSLKTPGPAVAYEGGASYVDVRDAAEAHVLAAEKGRKGERYLATAHNLTNEELIRAIDRVTGRKRPVLRLPVAAARGIAIAMEAQAARTGQPPLLARDFFEYSLKPSYYSNAKSVRELGARYRPIEETIGDAVAWFRGRGMV, encoded by the coding sequence GCGGGTTCCTGGGCAGCTGGATGGTGCGTCGGCTGATCGATCGCGGCGTCGCGGTGCGCGTGCTCGCCGCGAAGGGCGAGCCACGCGACAACATCACCGGCCTGGACGTCGACGTGGTCGAGGGCGACGTGCGCAGCGTCGACGTCTGCAAGCGCGCGGTCGAGGGGATGGACACCGTCTTCCACGCAGCCGCGATCTACAAGGACTGGGCGCCCGATCCCTGGCCGATGTACGACGTGAACCTGCGCGGCACGTTCCACGTGATCGAGGCCGCACGACGCGCCGGCGTGGAGCGCGTGATCTACACCGCGTCGATCGTCTCGGTGGGGCGGCCCAAGCCGGGCACGCTGGGCGACGAGACGACGCCCTACGAGGCGTGGGATCTCGACTTCCCGTACTCGCGCAGCAAGCTGCACAGCCGCGAGCTCGCGGAGTACTTCGGGGCGTGGGATCTCGACGTGCGCGTGGTGTGCCCGGGGATCGTGTTCGGCCCCAACGACATCCGCCCCACGCCGAGCGGCGGGCTGATCGTCGGATCGCTGAAGACGCCGGGGCCCGCGGTCGCGTACGAGGGCGGCGCGTCGTACGTCGACGTGCGCGACGCCGCCGAGGCGCACGTGCTCGCGGCGGAGAAGGGCCGGAAGGGCGAGCGCTACCTCGCGACCGCGCACAACCTCACGAACGAAGAGCTGATCCGCGCGATCGATCGCGTGACCGGGCGCAAGCGACCGGTGCTGCGCCTGCCCGTCGCCGCGGCGCGCGGGATCGCGATCGCGATGGAGGCGCAGGCGGCGCGCACCGGCCAGCCGCCGCTGCTCGCGCGCGACTTCTTCGAGTACTCGCTGAAGCCGTCGTACTACTCGAACGCGAAGTCGGTGCGCGAGCTCGGGGCGCGCTATCGGCCGATCGAGGAGACGATCGGCGACGCGGTCGCGTGGTTCCGCGGTCGCGGAATGGTTTGA